One stretch of Telopea speciosissima isolate NSW1024214 ecotype Mountain lineage unplaced genomic scaffold, Tspe_v1 Tspe_v1.0182, whole genome shotgun sequence DNA includes these proteins:
- the LOC122647820 gene encoding receptor-like protein 33 yields the protein MRSNHFRGPIVQLSHVDSPFPDLHVFDISRNAFTGNLPLQSILHWKAMMNDEDSSQLKYLDFQYTLRYYYRDTIVIVYKGTYLEMGSIVTTFTTIDLSNNRFNGGIPDAMGDLKSLMLLNLSGNSLTGQIQSSLENLRQLEALDLSRNNLSGRIPNELTSLTFLSILNLSHNNFTGNIPQDNQFDTFSNTSYEGNLGLCGFPLSRKCGIIDMELPPILTLQ from the coding sequence ATGAGATCTAACCACTTTCGGGGTCCCATTGTACAACTCTCCCATGTTGATTCTCCCTTTCCAGACCTACATGTTTTTGACATCTCTAGAAATGCTTTTACAGGGAACTTACCATTGCAATCTATTCTTCATTGGAAGGCGATGATGAATGATGAGGACAGTTCCCAATTGAAATATCTCGATTTTCAATATACTTTGCGCTATTACTATCGAGACACAATTGTTATTGTGTACAAGGGAACATACTTGGAGATGGGAAGTATAGTAACCACCTTCACCACTATAGATTTATCCAACAACAGATTCAATGGAGGAATTCCAGATGCAATGGGTGACCTAAAATCACTCATGTTGCTCAACTTGTCAGGAAATAGTCTCACGGGTCAAATTCAATCTTCATTGGAAAATCTAAGACAACTTGAGGCATTGGATCTTTCAAGAAACAATCTCTCAGGACGAATCCCGAACGAACTGACAAGTTTGACATTCCTTTCAATCTTGAATCTATCTCATAACAACTTCACTGGGAATATACCGCAAGACAACCAATTTGACACATTTTCAAACACTTCGTATGAAGGTAACCTAGGATTATGTGGTTTCCCGTTGTCAAGGAAGTGTGGAATCATAGATATGGAATTACCTCCAATCTTGACATTACAATAA
- the LOC122647816 gene encoding putative nuclear RNA export factor SDE5: protein MIIDCRNETQEEMSLDLHDFDAKEAIRLLKFHLASVSGIPVIRYLKVIVESNATDITKGARKRLVRKLLERQSIKWTEEGNGETILIRVDEIDPKKLSFARKPQ from the exons ATGATTATTGACTGCAG AAATGAGACCCAAGAAGAGATGTCTCTTGACTTGCATGACTTTGATGCAAAGGAGGCAATACGTCTTCTGAAGTTTCATCTTGCTTCAGTTTCTGGCATCCCAG TCATCCGGTACCTGAAAGTTATTGTGGAGTCTAATGCTACGGACATCACCAAAGGGGCTAGAAAACGATTG GTCAGGAAGCTTTTGGAGAGGCAATCAATTAAGTGGACAGAAGAAGGAAATGGTGAGACAATATTGATCCGAGTGGATGAAATTGACCCCAAAAAACTTAGTTTTGCAAGAAAACCACAATAA
- the LOC122647819 gene encoding receptor-like protein 7 — protein sequence MHALLQLKQMHFVPNPDYYSPLEFWNETINTDCCNWEGITCSNVKDGHVVGLHLSDLSLNGSIHSNSTLFHLRHLQTLSLSWNQFSGRIPSQISQLTDLVSLDLSFNQFEGQIPSEISRLTKLVFLDFSDQQNQLEIPNLRALFNVQNFSSLRELHLDGVNLSGQKNRNWCHHLSSALPNLEVLFLRNCSLTDPLDTSISTLHFLSELRLDNNQNLSSTVPSSLVNLTSLIFLSLPYCGFHGDFPSNLFLQPKLKYIDLSTNPLLSVSFPEFPDQVMNNSLRYLNVGNTKFQGKLPSSIGNLKSLKELRLYGCNLSGPIQPSLANLTNLTWLDLSSNSLSGQIPSFFRWSFPNLEFLFLENNFLQGLIRSYLFFLPSLRSLLLSDNKFSGVTNDFSYDSCLSINRSAGDNFVNSQIVSLGMGSCNISKFPDFFRKLNQLSNLDLSNNRIDGAIPKWIWQKDLYRVNLSNNLLTGLELPLPNHSFNNIEALDLHSNKIQECDLSTTAPPCFLPPFNQSSREFESPILGNLMSLLSNQTSFFSISDNNLTGKIPLSICNASNLEVLKLSNNQLSGTIPTCLGSNNLLGVLDLESNKLRGPIPPTFRTGCSLHSLKLNKNMLQGQVPRSLANCKKLEVLDIGDNMLTDTFPYWLGNLSELRVLVMRSNRFRGPIGQLSNVDSSFPKLHVFDISDNAFTGNLPLQYILHWKAMMNGEDNSQLNYLTFRSSNRVYYYRDTISIVDKGIYLEMGSIVTTFTTVDLSNNKFNGGIPDAMGDLKSLMLLNLSGNSFMGQIPSSLGNLRQLEALDLSRNNLSGRIPNQLTSLTFLSILNLSRNNFTGNIPRGNQFDTFPNTSYEGNTGLCGLPLSRKCGIADTESPPILTLQQEEDSASLLDWKFAIAGHCSGLIIGLANKLPEWRVAMADEFNVLIRNGTWNLVPQTPNMNIIGCKWIYRIKRKADDSLEHYKMCLVAEGFHQQHGIDYGNRFEGQIPSEISQLTKLVFLDFSNPQNQLEIPNLRALFNVQNFSSLTELHLDWVNLSGPLDTSISSLRFFSELYLDYNQNLSCTVPSSLVNLTSLTLLSLTHCGFHGDFPSNLFLQPNLKFMDLSTNPLLSVLFPEFPDHQVMNNSLQGLDVGNTKFQGKLLPSSIGNLKSLKKLRFYACNLSGPIQPSLANLTNLFWLDLSSNSLSGQIPSFFRWSFPNLEILHLDNNFLQGPIHSYLFFLPSLRWLSLSDNKFSVVTNDLSYDIGGDNFVSSQIDTLEMRSCNISKFPDFLSHLKQLSYLDLSRNRIDGVIPKWIWQKEYWNQLNLSNNLLTGLELPLPNHSFNIFALDLHSNKIQECADLSTTAPPCFLPAFNQSNTEFESSIFGNLMSLLSNQTSFFSISNNNLTEKIPFSICNASNLQVLILSNNQLSGTIPTCLGSSNSLEVLHLESNNLHGPVPPTFTSGCRLQSLKLNKNMLQGQLPESLANCKKLKVLDIGDNMLTDTFP from the exons ATGCATGCTTTGCTGCAACTGAAGCAAATGCACTTCGTTCCAAATCCCGATTACTATAGTCCACTCGAGTTTTGGAATGAGACCATTAATACTGATTGTTGCAACTGGGAAGGCATCACCTGCAGCAATGTCAAAGATGGTCATGTGGTTGGCCTTCACCTCTCTGATTTATCACTCAATGGTTCTATCCATTCCAATAGCACCCTCTTCCATCTTCGTCACCTTCAAACGCTCAGCCTCTCTTGGAACCAATTTTCAGGACGAATTCCATCACAAATATCACAACTCACAGATTTGGTTTCTCTTGATCTTTCTTTTAACCAATTTGAGGGCCAAATCCCATCTGAAATCTCACGGCTGACCAAGTTGGTTTTCCTCGACTTCTCCGACCAGCAAAACCAACTTGAAATCCCTAATTTGAGAGCATTATTTAATGTTCAAAACTTTTCTAGCTTGAGAGAATTGCATCTTGATGGGGTGAACTTGTCAGGTCAAAAGAATAGGAATTGGTGTCATCACTTATCATCCGCACTCCCTAACCTTGAGGTTCTTTTCCTAAGGAATTGTTCACTTACAGACCCCTTGGATACATCCATCTCAACCCTTCATTTCCTCTCAGAGCTCCGCCTTGATAATAATCAAAATCTCTCTTCCACAGTACCAAGTTCTTTGGTGAACCTGACTTCTTTGATTTTCCTTAGTCTCCCTTATTGTGGATTCCATGGAGATTTTCCTAGCAATCTTTTCCTTCAACCTAAGCTTAAATACATAGACTTATCTACTAATCCTCTCCTCTCAGTTTCATTTCCCGAATTTCCTGATCAAGTGATGAACAATTCTCTTCGATATCTGAATGTTGGCAACACGAAATTTCAAGGGAAGTTGCCAAGTTCGATTGGTAATCTCAAGTCTTTGAAGGAATTACGTCTCTATGGTTGCAACTTGTCTGGACCAATCCAACCTTCTCTTGCAAACCTTACAAACCTTACCTGGTTGGATCTTTCATCGAATAGTCTCAGTGGTCaaattccttccttttttagGTGGAGCTTTCCCAAtcttgagtttctatttttggaaaACAATTTTCTCCAGGGGCTGATCCgttcttatttgtttttcctCCCATCATTGCGTTCACTGCTCTTATCAGATAACAAATTCAGTGGAGTCACAAATGACTTTTCGTATGATAGTTGTTTGTCCATCAATCGTAGTGCTGGTGATAACTTTGTCAACAGTCAAATTGTGTCATTGGGGATGGGTTCTTGCAATATTAGTAAATTCCCAGATTTCTTTAGGAAACTAAACCAATTGTCCAATCTAGACCTTTCCAATAATAGAATTGATGGCGCAATACCCAAATGGATATGGCAAAAGGATTTGTACCGAGTAAACCTTTCTAACAACTTGTTGACAGGTCTAGAATTGCCATTACCTAATCATTCCTTCAACAATATTGAAGCACTTGATCTTCACTCAAACAAGATACAAGAGTGTGATCTCTCAACAACAGCCCCACCATGCTTTCTGCCACCATTCAATCAATCTAGCAGGGAGTTTGAATCTCCTATCTTGGGGAATCTCATGTCCCTTCTCTCCAATCAAACCAGTTTCTTTTCAATTTCAGACAACAATTTAACTGGGAAAATCCCTCTCTCAATCTGCAATGCAAGTAATCTGGAAGTTTTGAAATTGTCCAATAACCAATTGAGTGGCACCATCCCAACATGCCTTGGCAGTAACAATTTATTGGGGGTACTAGATTTGGAGAGCAACAAATTACGTGGTCCTATTCCTCCTACATTCAGAACTGGATGCAGCTTGCATTCACTTAAACTCAATAAAAACATGCTTCAAGGACAAGTTCCAAGATCATTGGCTAACTGCAAAAAGTTGGAGGTGTTAGATATTGGGGACAACATGTTGACTGATACCTTCCCATATTGGTTAGGAAATCTTTCTGAATTGCGTGTTCTTGTCATGAGATCTAATCGCTTTCGGGGTCCCATTGGACAACTCTCTAATGTTGATTCTTCCTTTCCAAAACTACATGTTTTTGATATCTCTGACAATGCTTTTACAGGAAACTTACCATTGCAATATATTCTTCATTGGAAGGCGATGATGAATGGTGAGGATAATTCCCAATTGAATTATCTCACTTTTCGAAGTTCTAATCGGGTTTATTACTATCGAGACACAATTTCTATTGTGGACAAAGGAATATACTTGGAGATGGGAAGTATTGTAACCACCTTCACCACTGTAGATTTATCCAACAACAAATTCAATGGAGGGATTCCAGATGCAATGGGAGACCTAAAATCACTTATGTTGCTTAACTTGTCAGGAAATAGCTTCATGGGTCAAATTCCATCTTCGTTGGGAAATCTAAGACAACTTGAGGCATTGGATCTTTCAAGAAACAATCTCTCGGGACGAATCCCGAACCAACTGACAAGTTTGACattcctttcaattttgaatttatCTCGTAACAACTTCACAGGAAATATACCGCGTGGCAACCAATTTGACACATTTCCGAACACCTCGTATGAAGGTAACACGGGATTATGTGGTTTGCCATTGTCAAGGAAGTGTGGAATCGCAGATACTGAATCACCTCCAATCTTGACTttgcaacaagaagaagattcaGCGAGTTTGCTTGATTGGAAATTTGCCATAGCTGGACATTGCTCTGGTTTAATAATTGGATTG GCAAATAAGTTACCAGAATGGCGGGTTGCTATGGCAGATGAGTTTAATGTCCTAATTCGGAATGGTACCTGGAATCTTGTACCACAAACACCCAACATGAACATTATTGGCTGCAAGTGGATATATCGAATTAAAAGAAAGGCCGATGATTCTCTTGAGCATTACAAAATGTGTTTGGTTGCGGAAGGCTTCCATCAGCAACACGGGATCGACTATG GTAACCGTTTTGAGGGCCAAATCCCATCTGAAATCTCACAGCTGACCAAGTTGGTTTTCCTCGACTTCTCCAACCCGCAAAACCAACTTGAAATCCCTAATTTGAGAGCATTATTTAATGTTCAAAACTTTTCTAGCTTGACAGAATTGCATCTTGATTGGGTGAACTTGTCAG GCCCTTTGGATACATCCATCTCAAGCCTTCGTTTCTTCTCAGAGCTCTACCTTGACTATAACCAAAATCTCTCTTGCACGGTACCAAGTTCTTTGGTGAACCTCACTTCTTTGACTTTACTTAGTCTCACCCATTGTGGATTCCATGGAGATTTTCCTAGCAATCTTTTCCTTCAACCTAACCTTAAATTCATGGACTTATCTACTAATCCTCTCCTCTCAGTTTTGTTTCCCGAATTCCCTGATCATCAAGTGATGAACAATTCTCTTCAAGGTTTGGATGTTGGCAACACGAAATTCCAAGGGAAGTTATTGCCAAGTTCGATTGGTAATCTCAAATCTTTGAAGAAATTACGTTTCTATGCTTGCAACTTGTCTGGACCAATCCAACCTTCTCTTGCAAACCTTACAAACCTTTTCTGGTTGGATCTTTCATCGAATAGTCTCAGTGGTCagattccttccttttttagGTGGAGCTTTCCCAATCTTGAGATTCTACATTTGGACAACAATTTTCTCCAAGGGCCGATccattcttatttgttttttctccCATCATTGCGTTGGTTGAGCTTGTCAGATAACAAATTCAGTGTAGTCACAAATGACCTTTCGTATGATATTGGTGGTGATAACTTTGTCAGTAGTCAAATTGACACATTGGAAATGAGATCTTGCAATATTAGTAAATTCCCAGATTTCCTTAGCCACCTAAAGCAATTGTCCTATCTAGACCTTTCTAGAAATAGAATTGATGGTGTAATACCCAAATGGATTTGGCAGAAGGAATATTGGAACCAACTAAACCTTTCTAACAACTTGTTGACAGGTCTGGAATTGCCATTACCTAATCACTCCTTCAACATTTTTGCACTAGATCTTCATTCAAACAAGATACAAGAGTGTGCTGATCTCTCAACAACAGCCCCACCATGCTTTCTGCCAGCATTCAATCAATCTAACACTGAGTTTGAATCTTCAATCTTCGGGAATCTCATGTCCCTTCTCTCCAATCAAACCAGtttcttttcaatttcaaataatAATTTGACTGAAAAAATCCCTTTCTCAATCTGCAATGCAAGTAATCTGCAAGTTTTGATATTGTCCAATAACCAATTGAGTGGCACCATCCCAACATGCCTTGGCAGTAGCAATTCATTGGAGGTACTACATTTAGAGAGCAACAATTTACATGGTCCTGTTCCTCCTACATTCACAAGTGGATGTAGACTGCAGTCACTTAAACTCAATAAAAACATGCTTCAAGGGCAACTTCCAGAATCATTGGCTAATTGCAAGAAATTGAAGGTGTTAGATATTGGGGACAACATGCTGACTGATACCTTCCCATAA